One region of Primulina tabacum isolate GXHZ01 chromosome 1, ASM2559414v2, whole genome shotgun sequence genomic DNA includes:
- the LOC142508549 gene encoding F-box/LRR-repeat protein At4g14103-like codes for MSERIRVNNNAGKKPREESVTDDHDEDIISNLPENIISHILSLLPAKDALRTSALSKDWEYKWTCIYNIDIDETKRFSRKRKRAREKSAVNFVDRILLFLQIPTIKTFRLKFLYKYSPSRLRTWISTALMRNVEHVEINYDHEGVVLPRCLFNCKSLTILKLRLPCTLRVPAGNWFSNLKILYLARVEILNVCVSNTPMFDFPVLESLDLDNCKWLEVKSVEIKAPALSKFNVTNYLGLPKGGNCRIKISGAKLLKFHLYGHFVESFDLSASSVFSVIVNCPFLAFDLPFVQKDGLSARLLLKRCFSLKHLKLAGCVVEGIVISKQGPPLPEFKRLKRLELLGKCKIGSVLEMLHAMPILETIVFDMLLWDDDNYDEVESVPSCITCHLSKVQFRGFSGRKAQVHLADFWLTNAVGLKKMLGLYRKRSDESQTEENFWTKLKNAFKDGNFRVDSFIKNMSDFERFFG; via the exons ATGAGTGAAAGAATTCGTGTTAACAACAACGCCGGTAAGAAACCGAGAGAGGAGTCGGTTACAGACGACCATGATGAAGACATCATTAGTAATTTACCGGAGAATATTATCAGTCATATTCTATCTCTCCTACCGGCGAAGGATGCTCTTCGGACTTCTGCATTGTCCAAAGATTGGGAATACAAGTGGACTTGTATTTACAATATAGACATAGATGAGACAAAGCGGTTTTCACGGAAGAGGAAGAGGGCTAGGGAGAAGAGTGCCGTTAACTTTGTCGATAGGATTCTCCTCTTCTTACAGATTCCGACCATAAAAACCTTTCGTCTAAAATTTTTGTACAAGTACAGCCCTAGTCGACTGCGAACATGGATATCTACTGCATTGATGAGAAATGTCGAGCATGTAGAGATAAACTATGATCATGAAGGTGTTGTTTTACCCCGTTGCCTTTTTAATTGCAAGTCATTGACTATACTGAAACTTCGATTACCTTGTACTCTTAGAGTTCCAGCGGGCAACTGGTTTTCCAACCTTAAGATTTTGTATCTTGCCCGAGTTGAAATTCTAAACGTTTGTGTTTCCAATACACCGATGTTTGATTTCCCGGTCCTGGAGAGTCTTGACCTAGACAATTGCAAATGGTTGGAAGTGAAGTCTGTGGAAATCAAGGCTCCGGCACTGTCTAAGTTCAATGTGACAAACTACTTGGGTCTTCCTAAAGGAGGGAATTGCCGGATCAAGATATCTGGAGCCAAGCTTCTGAAGTTTCATCTCTATGGCCATTTTGTAGAGAGTTTTGATTTAAGCGCGTCATCGGTTTTTTCCGTAATTGTAAATTGTCCCTTTCTTGCCTTTGATCTTCCATTTGTCCAAAAGGATGGATTATCTGCTCGTCTCTTATTGAAAAGATGCTTCAGCTTAAAACATTTGAAGCTAGCAGGTTGTGTAGTGGAG GGCATTGTGATATCGAAACAGGGGCCTCCACTTCCTGAATTTAAAAGGTTGAAACGACTAGAACTTTTAGGCAAATGCAAGATTGGATCAGTTCTCGAGATGCTTCATGCAATGCCAATTCTTGAGACGATCGTTTTTGATATG TTGTTATGGGATGATGACAACTATGATGAGGTGGAATCTGTGCCGTCTTGTATTACATGTCACCTTAGTAAAGTTCAGTTTCGTGGATTCAGCGGGAGGAAAGCACAAGTTCATTTAGCAGATTTTTGGTTGACCAATGCGGTAGGACTGAAGAAAATGTTGGGGCTCTACAGAAAGAGATCCGACGAAAGCCAAACCGAGGAGAACTTTTGGACGAAACTGAAGAATGCATTTAAGGATGGAAATTTTAGGGTCGActcttttataaaaaatatgtcAGATTTTGAACGTTTCTTTGGatga